Proteins co-encoded in one Aphelocoma coerulescens isolate FSJ_1873_10779 chromosome 21, UR_Acoe_1.0, whole genome shotgun sequence genomic window:
- the NPPA gene encoding natriuretic peptides A: MDTKGSFFYGFLLLLLIQLQSSSANPIYSFSPADELASMEALLERLEDKFAMIEALESNPDLQEPKTQEEILSELVDDSDNQKAERRLVPNTPLSYRDPFLKRLRGLQMPRMMRDSGCFGRRIDRIGSLSGMGCNGSRRN; encoded by the exons ATGGACACTAAGGGCTCATTTTTCTATGGCTTCCTCTTGCTGCTGCTCATCCAGCTCCAGTCCAGCAGTGCCAACCCTATCTACAGCTTCAGCCCTGCCGATGAACTGGCCAGCATGGAG GCTCTGCTGGAAAGACTGGAGGATAAGTTTGCAATGATCGAAGCCCTGGAGTCCAATCCTGACCTGCAAGAACCCAAAACCCAGGAGGAGATCCTGTCAGAACTCGTCGATGACAGTGACAACCAGAAGGCTGAACGCAGGCTTGTACCCAACACCCCTCTGTCCTACAGGGACCCCTTCCTCAAGAGACTGAGGGGGCTGCAGATGCCCAGGATGATGAGAGATTCTGGCTGTTTTGGGAGGAGGATTGATCGGATTGGCTCCCTGAGTGGGATGGGTTGCAACG GTTCCCGGAGAAATTAG